In Schistocerca cancellata isolate TAMUIC-IGC-003103 chromosome 7, iqSchCanc2.1, whole genome shotgun sequence, a genomic segment contains:
- the LOC126092776 gene encoding neural-cadherin-like, with amino-acid sequence MIRIQHSAPEGVYNLKFKVYDKKHLQTTPAYVTVTVKKISHDSIINSGSIRIADLSDEEFIKWNFTGTKRKKSKAELLVAKLAKLFNVKDENVNIFSISLHKEYPPILNVFFSIHDTQYYKPVEINGIVQVHKEQVSKEVGINIIMVGIDDCLQEKSVCQGPCSSAMEIGKHSLLVDANMTSFVSVSVTMKAECTCKTQKHRMQNPVRCYKDYCYNGGHCLQKGNGISCLCPSGFDGPRCQQTTLDFNGHGWAWFSPLQSCSENHLSVEFITRKRSGIILYNGPLSVPQPNDIFASDYILLEVINGQPQFTLDLGSGAVELRLRMTNNVTDGQWHHIDLFWNTKNARLVVDYCQSAVVAEAEDGTTFFNGTACQTEAKLPPFSNVLFCYGIMLMKFEFAVE; translated from the exons ATGATCAGGATACAACACAGTGCACCAGAAGGAGT ATACAATCTGAAGTTCAAAGTATATGACAAAAAACATCTGCAGACTACACCAGCATATGTCACTGTTACTGTGAAGAAAATTTCTCATGATAGTATCATTAATTCTGGGTCAATAAGAATTGCTGATTTATCAGATGAAGAATTCATAAAATGGAACTTCACT GgaacaaagagaaagaaaagtaaagcTGAACTTTTAGTGGCAAAACTCGCAAAGCTATTTAATGTTAAAgatgaaaatgtaaatatattcAGCATCAGTCTCCATAAAGAGTATCCACCTATTCTAAATGTCTTTTTCTCTATCCATGACACACAATATTATAAACCAGTTGAAATAAATGGTATTGTGCAAGTTCACAAAGAACAG GTATCAAAGGAAGTTGGCATCAACATCATAATGGTTGGAATTGATGACTGTCTTCAGGAGAAATCAGTCTGTCAAGGTCCATGCTCTAGTGCAATGGAGATAGGAAAGCACTCTCTTTTAGTGGATGCAAACATGACATCTTTTGTCAGTGTTTCAGTTACCATGAAAGCTGAATGTACGTGCAAGACACAGAAGCACAGAATGCAGAATCCAGTCAGATGTTACAAGGATTATTGCTACAATGGTGGTCACTGTTTGCAGAAGGGTAACGGAATAAG CTGCCTATGTCCATCTGGTTTTGATGGACCCAGATGTCAACAAACAACTTTAGATTTCAATGGTCATGGTTGGGCATGGTTTTCACCATTGCAGTCTTGCAGTGAAAATCATCTTAGTGTAGAATTCATAACAAGGAAAAGAAGTGGCATAATTCTCTATAATGGTCCATTGTCAGTACCACAGCCAAACGACATATTTGCATCAG ATTACATTTTATTAGAAGTAATAAATGGGCAACCTCAGTTTACTTTGGATCTTGGTTCTGGGGCAGTAGAATTGAGGCTAAGAATGACTAATAATGTGACTGATGGCCAGTGGCATCATATTGATCTCTTCTGGAATACTAAG AATGCTCGTCTTGTGGTAGACTACTGCCAGTCTGCTGTAGTGGCTGAAGCAGAAGATGGAACAACATTCTTCAATGGGACAGCTTGCCAGACAGAAGCAAAATTACCGCCATTCA gtaatgttttgttttgttatggCATCATGCTTATGAAGTTTGAATTTGCTGTGGAGTAA